In Tepidanaerobacter syntrophicus, a single genomic region encodes these proteins:
- a CDS encoding DUF503 domain-containing protein — MIVGTLTVKLSLGDLFSLKEKRQIVKSVIDKVKNKFNVSIAEVDQQDVKRWAVIGIACVSNNTQFVDRQLDLILDFLESDGRFTVEEVHKEIL, encoded by the coding sequence GTGATAGTTGGAACGCTTACTGTGAAGCTTTCTTTGGGAGATCTCTTTTCCTTAAAGGAAAAAAGACAGATAGTAAAAAGCGTAATAGACAAAGTAAAAAATAAATTTAATGTGTCAATTGCCGAAGTGGATCAGCAGGATGTCAAGAGATGGGCCGTTATAGGCATTGCTTGTGTATCAAATAACACACAATTTGTTGACAGGCAGCTTGATCTTATCCTTGACTTTTTGGAATCAGATGGCAGGTTTACCGTAGAGGAGGTTCATAAAGAAATATTGTAG
- a CDS encoding amino acid ABC transporter permease, with amino-acid sequence MIELIQFFIKIWPELYKGLIVSLQLSAGALVLGFAIGLPMALARTYGKGLLRTLATAYIEIIRGTPMIVQLFIIYYGLPDFGILLDRMPAAILALGINSSAYQAEYFRGAILSIDEGQGLAAQALGMTKSQTIVNIILPQALRIVLPPWSNEVVYMVKYTSVAFLIAVPELMARGKMLITQTFKPIETLFWVGVVYIIVLSIIAKIVDIFERKLAIPGFQMSRED; translated from the coding sequence ATGATTGAACTGATACAGTTTTTTATCAAGATTTGGCCGGAACTTTACAAAGGTCTCATAGTTTCATTACAGCTTTCAGCAGGAGCTCTTGTATTAGGATTTGCAATCGGACTTCCCATGGCCCTTGCCAGAACTTATGGAAAAGGCCTTTTAAGGACATTAGCCACTGCATATATTGAGATTATTCGCGGTACCCCCATGATTGTGCAGCTGTTCATAATATACTACGGCCTGCCTGATTTTGGGATATTGCTTGACAGAATGCCTGCGGCTATTTTGGCTCTTGGAATAAACAGCAGTGCTTATCAGGCTGAATACTTCAGGGGAGCTATTTTGTCGATAGATGAGGGGCAGGGTCTTGCCGCTCAAGCCCTTGGAATGACGAAAAGCCAGACGATTGTAAACATCATACTTCCCCAAGCCTTAAGGATTGTACTGCCGCCTTGGTCCAACGAAGTGGTCTATATGGTAAAATATACATCAGTTGCATTTTTAATTGCCGTGCCGGAACTTATGGCCAGAGGCAAAATGCTTATTACTCAAACGTTTAAGCCTATTGAAACGCTGTTTTGGGTGGGTGTTGTGTATATCATTGTATTATCGATAATCGCAAAGATCGTGGATATATTCGAAAGAAAACTTGCAATACCCGGATTTCAAATGAGCAGAGAGGACTAA
- a CDS encoding amino acid ABC transporter ATP-binding protein, whose product MSKPILRIDNLHKKFKDTEVLKGVSLTVDEGEVVVIIGPSGTGKSTLLRCINRLIEPDAGEIYLGDEKIEPGVSNLSKVRQRIGMVFQDFNLFNHLTALQNVAIGPIKVKKMDKKAALKLAMQELERVGLADKANSYPAELSGGQKQRVAIARALAMDPEIMLFDEPTSALDPELIGEVLEVMKKLADAGMTMLVVSHEMGFAREAADRIVFLEDGVIVEMGPPEKIFNNPEKERTREFISKIARLHGKAQDVSGADLHD is encoded by the coding sequence ATGTCAAAACCAATTTTAAGAATCGACAATTTGCATAAAAAATTTAAAGATACAGAAGTGCTAAAAGGAGTAAGCCTTACCGTAGATGAGGGCGAAGTTGTTGTAATAATAGGCCCCAGCGGCACAGGCAAAAGCACCCTTCTTCGCTGCATTAATAGGCTTATAGAACCTGATGCAGGGGAAATTTACTTGGGTGATGAGAAAATTGAACCGGGTGTTTCGAATTTAAGTAAAGTCCGGCAGCGTATAGGCATGGTGTTTCAAGATTTTAATCTCTTTAACCACCTTACTGCTTTACAAAATGTTGCAATTGGCCCCATAAAGGTGAAAAAAATGGACAAAAAAGCTGCCTTAAAGCTTGCCATGCAAGAACTGGAAAGGGTCGGACTTGCCGACAAAGCCAATAGCTATCCGGCAGAGCTTTCAGGCGGACAAAAGCAGCGTGTGGCAATTGCCAGAGCCCTTGCAATGGATCCTGAGATTATGTTATTTGATGAGCCCACATCTGCCCTTGACCCGGAGCTGATAGGCGAGGTTTTGGAAGTTATGAAAAAACTTGCTGATGCCGGCATGACTATGCTGGTGGTAAGCCATGAAATGGGATTTGCCAGGGAGGCGGCAGACAGGATAGTGTTTTTAGAAGATGGCGTTATCGTAGAAATGGGACCTCCCGAAAAGATATTCAATAATCCTGAAAAAGAGCGCACACGGGAATTTATAAGCAAGATTGCAAGGCTGCACGGCAAGGCTCAAGATGTATCAGGGGCTGATTTGCATGATTGA
- a CDS encoding amino acid ABC transporter permease: protein MGLMNSSAIKVFKSIPYLLEGVGITLEITVIALALGTVAGLLLALCRVYGGTILHTFALFYSRIIRSLPLLVILFMLYFLGSEVVNIPAFWAVVIGLAIHTSAYQIEIFRGALQSISKGQMEAALALGMSKYQSIFAVILPQSLRRAIPYWANEASIVLKDSSMAYVLGIAELMRRSEYVSARTAQPMLTYIVSGLIYLILTYAFTRSMSKIEIKVKIPGLER from the coding sequence ATGGGTTTAATGAACAGCAGTGCAATAAAAGTTTTTAAAAGCATTCCCTACCTCCTTGAAGGTGTGGGAATAACACTGGAAATTACAGTAATAGCCCTTGCCCTGGGAACAGTGGCAGGGCTTCTGCTTGCATTATGCAGGGTTTACGGCGGTACAATTCTGCACACTTTTGCACTATTTTACAGCAGGATAATACGAAGCCTGCCTTTGCTTGTGATATTATTTATGCTTTATTTTTTAGGTTCAGAAGTTGTAAATATACCGGCATTTTGGGCAGTAGTTATTGGCCTTGCCATTCATACAAGCGCGTATCAAATTGAAATTTTCAGAGGCGCGCTCCAATCCATAAGTAAGGGGCAGATGGAGGCTGCGTTAGCGCTGGGTATGAGCAAATATCAAAGCATATTTGCAGTTATTTTACCTCAATCTTTGCGTCGGGCTATCCCTTATTGGGCAAACGAAGCAAGCATAGTTTTAAAAGATTCTTCTATGGCATATGTGCTGGGCATTGCCGAACTTATGCGGCGAAGCGAATATGTAAGCGCTAGAACTGCTCAGCCTATGCTGACATATATAGTATCAGGGCTGATATATCTAATATTAACTTATGCATTTACGCGAAGCATGTCTAAAATCGAAATAAAAGTAAAGATTCCAGGTCTTGAAAGGTGA
- a CDS encoding ornithine cyclodeaminase family protein yields MKSELLFMKQEDVIAAGVLDMKKILELVEKVFYLQGHGQIINPPKTVFGIPIGEEPQSHFFSMPVYIGGDINRPGTKWAAESRANAKIGNLPMGIDMVILSDPVTVQPVAIMDGMVITAMRTAAAAGVAAKYLAPKDAQVAGCVGAGVIGRTMIMALREVAPSLKQIKLCDLNLEKAQNLANEFKDEIEVIPTNSVEEAVTGADIVATMTTSKKPFVKSDWIKKGSMIIQMSSCEVEGGVVEKTEKIVVDSWDQMKENDLSIINQMVQQGKIAEADIWSLSDIVCGNKPGRENNDEITMFSSRGMGAHDIIIGDYLYKEAVKKGLGQKLTLWDEALWV; encoded by the coding sequence ATGAAAAGCGAATTGCTATTTATGAAACAAGAGGACGTAATAGCAGCCGGCGTACTGGATATGAAAAAAATATTAGAGCTTGTAGAGAAGGTTTTTTATCTGCAAGGACATGGACAGATAATTAATCCGCCTAAGACGGTATTTGGCATACCTATAGGTGAAGAACCCCAATCCCATTTTTTTTCAATGCCGGTCTATATAGGCGGAGATATAAATCGACCAGGCACTAAATGGGCAGCGGAGTCACGTGCAAATGCGAAGATTGGTAATCTTCCAATGGGAATAGATATGGTGATTTTAAGCGATCCCGTGACGGTGCAGCCTGTGGCAATTATGGACGGTATGGTTATTACGGCTATGAGAACAGCGGCAGCGGCAGGAGTTGCGGCAAAATACCTTGCACCGAAAGATGCACAGGTTGCAGGGTGTGTAGGAGCAGGTGTTATAGGCAGAACCATGATTATGGCATTACGAGAGGTTGCTCCGAGCCTTAAACAGATAAAACTATGCGATCTTAATCTAGAAAAAGCGCAAAATCTTGCAAATGAATTCAAGGATGAAATAGAAGTTATTCCTACAAATAGTGTAGAAGAAGCCGTAACCGGTGCTGATATTGTAGCTACAATGACTACAAGCAAGAAACCTTTTGTCAAGTCCGACTGGATAAAGAAAGGCTCCATGATTATACAGATGAGTTCCTGCGAAGTCGAGGGCGGCGTTGTAGAAAAAACCGAGAAGATTGTAGTGGACAGCTGGGATCAAATGAAAGAAAACGATCTTTCAATAATAAATCAAATGGTGCAGCAGGGCAAGATTGCTGAAGCAGACATATGGTCATTAAGCGATATAGTGTGCGGAAATAAGCCCGGCAGAGAAAATAATGATGAAATCACAATGTTTAGCTCCCGAGGAATGGGCGCTCATGATATAATAATCGGTGATTATCTGTATAAAGAAGCCGTAAAAAAAGGCCTCGGGCAGAAGTTGACATTATGGGATGAGGCGTTATGGGTTTAA
- a CDS encoding transporter substrate-binding domain-containing protein, translated as MKRTVKIITFILCLSLVLGVVSGCGNSGQQSQSGESSNQQSGEKEVWVVGTSPDYPPFEFVDENGNFAGFDIDLINEVGKRLGVEVKIESLEFESLIASLKQGKIDAIIACMSPNEERLKEADFTKPYYKTKHGVLVNPEGKAEIKELSDVLKYEFGVQSGTTMAAWAQKQIKSGAVKESQVKYYTDANAGVLDVKNGRLAAFVIDLPVAYAKAKELGLKVAVETTLDNDEDPGIVLKKGSTEMVEKLNKIIDDMVADGTIAKLEDKWFRQ; from the coding sequence ATGAAAAGGACAGTTAAGATAATAACTTTTATTTTATGCTTAAGTTTGGTGTTGGGTGTGGTATCCGGCTGCGGAAACAGTGGACAGCAAAGCCAAAGCGGCGAAAGTTCAAACCAACAGTCAGGAGAAAAGGAAGTATGGGTTGTAGGCACATCTCCAGACTATCCGCCTTTCGAGTTCGTTGATGAAAACGGGAATTTTGCCGGTTTTGACATAGACTTAATAAACGAAGTCGGCAAGAGATTAGGAGTAGAAGTTAAGATTGAGTCTTTAGAGTTTGAAAGCCTTATTGCTTCTTTGAAACAGGGCAAAATAGATGCGATTATTGCATGTATGAGTCCAAATGAAGAAAGACTTAAAGAAGCAGATTTTACAAAGCCTTATTACAAGACGAAACACGGTGTGCTTGTAAATCCTGAAGGTAAAGCGGAGATAAAAGAACTTAGTGATGTTCTAAAATACGAGTTTGGCGTTCAAAGCGGCACAACAATGGCTGCATGGGCACAAAAGCAAATAAAAAGCGGTGCGGTAAAAGAATCTCAAGTAAAATATTACACTGATGCTAATGCCGGAGTGCTGGACGTTAAAAACGGTAGACTGGCGGCATTTGTAATAGATTTACCTGTGGCTTATGCAAAAGCAAAAGAACTGGGACTTAAAGTAGCAGTAGAGACAACCCTTGATAATGATGAAGATCCAGGGATTGTACTTAAAAAAGGCTCTACTGAAATGGTAGAAAAGCTAAACAAGATAATAGACGATATGGTAGCAGACGGAACTATAGCAAAATTAGAAGACAAGTGGTTTAGACAGTAA
- a CDS encoding pilus assembly PilX family protein, translating to MRNNSGYVLVIVLFVCAITTTLAISLLNIASSEYMMGCYARDYTMAYYLAEAGVQEALSALKNDPYYRGANNWKALGEGRYKTKIASKGTDSLTVTSTGKVRKAEAVLTVYVDLYIETDPEIYPDPPYMNTEIRVTSWNFYGPI from the coding sequence GTGAGAAATAATAGCGGATACGTCTTGGTGATTGTTTTATTTGTTTGCGCAATTACAACAACGCTTGCGATATCTTTGCTTAACATTGCATCTAGCGAGTATATGATGGGGTGTTATGCAAGGGATTATACTATGGCGTATTATCTTGCAGAAGCCGGTGTTCAAGAGGCGCTTTCCGCTTTAAAAAATGATCCTTATTATAGAGGGGCAAACAATTGGAAGGCTTTGGGAGAAGGCAGATATAAAACGAAAATCGCATCAAAAGGCACTGACTCGCTAACCGTAACTTCTACCGGCAAAGTCAGAAAAGCCGAGGCAGTGCTTACTGTCTATGTAGATTTATATATTGAAACAGATCCTGAAATTTACCCTGATCCACCTTATATGAACACCGAAATAAGGGTTACATCCTGGAATTTCTATGGCCCTATTTGA
- a CDS encoding sodium-dependent transporter gives MESEKPKKSERGQWATSIGFVMAAAGAAIGLGNVWKFPYLAAKFGGGTFLFAYILMLLFLGIPVLITEMVLGRRGKLDPVGTYSKLSGGSKFWRSVGYVAIAVNFIVLSFYAVVGGWITHYMFRYITGGIKGDIVGYFGSFVSNPYAPLLWHAIFMGVTIYIVAKGVSGGIEKASNILMPTLFVLFIVLVIRAVTLPGALEGIKYYLMPDFSELTGTTFLMAMGQVFFSLNIGAGCTMTYASYLSENENIPKLANIVPIMDFLAAFLAGMIIIPSVFAFGLDPAAGPPLLFITMPHVFEKMPLGALFGFIFFVLMLFAALTSAISMLEVNTAFLVDNYKIDRKKQR, from the coding sequence ATGGAAAGCGAAAAACCCAAAAAATCCGAACGCGGCCAGTGGGCGACAAGTATAGGTTTTGTAATGGCTGCTGCAGGTGCGGCAATTGGTTTAGGCAATGTGTGGAAATTTCCCTATCTTGCAGCAAAGTTCGGAGGCGGAACATTTCTTTTTGCCTATATCTTGATGCTGCTGTTTTTAGGGATACCGGTTTTAATAACGGAAATGGTGCTGGGTAGGCGGGGAAAACTAGATCCTGTAGGCACTTATTCAAAGCTTTCAGGAGGCAGTAAGTTCTGGAGATCTGTGGGCTATGTTGCTATTGCGGTAAACTTTATAGTGCTTTCGTTTTATGCTGTAGTTGGCGGATGGATTACTCACTATATGTTCCGCTACATTACAGGAGGCATTAAAGGAGACATTGTCGGATATTTCGGAAGTTTTGTCTCTAATCCTTATGCTCCCCTGCTGTGGCATGCTATATTCATGGGCGTTACGATTTATATAGTAGCAAAAGGGGTGTCCGGCGGTATAGAAAAAGCCAGCAACATCCTTATGCCGACACTATTTGTGCTATTTATTGTTTTAGTAATTCGAGCAGTCACATTGCCCGGCGCACTCGAGGGCATAAAGTATTACTTAATGCCGGATTTCAGCGAGCTTACAGGAACTACTTTTCTTATGGCTATGGGGCAGGTATTTTTCAGCTTGAATATTGGTGCAGGATGCACCATGACTTATGCCAGCTATTTGTCCGAAAATGAAAACATACCAAAATTAGCTAATATTGTGCCTATAATGGACTTTTTAGCGGCGTTTCTTGCGGGAATGATAATCATACCTTCGGTTTTTGCATTTGGCCTTGATCCTGCAGCAGGACCTCCGCTATTGTTTATAACAATGCCCCATGTCTTTGAGAAAATGCCGCTGGGGGCGCTGTTTGGCTTCATATTCTTTGTATTAATGCTTTTTGCAGCCCTTACATCTGCAATTTCTATGCTTGAGGTAAACACTGCTTTCCTAGTGGACAACTATAAGATAGATAGAAAAAAGCAGCGCTGA